The following are encoded in a window of Primulina eburnea isolate SZY01 chromosome 4, ASM2296580v1, whole genome shotgun sequence genomic DNA:
- the LOC140830045 gene encoding uncharacterized protein, with protein sequence MTMMQNKGLGVSYYKAWKGKQLALNHLRGDPEESYRTLPAYLFVVKQVNKDTITHLESDSSGRFKYMFLAYGVCISGFRRMRKVIAIDGTFLKGKYRCVLLLATAQDGDLHQYPIAWAVVDSENEMSWTWFLQKLHELIPDDPDLVIISDRHAAIISSVAVVYKHSHHLHCTWHLSQNIGTHCGKKGGGVELFMQTAYACKISDFNMLYEKLKNQYPSVATYLEKSSSPNKWSRTFCRGNRYDIMTTNGAESINSRLSEERELPIIALLNAIQNMVSVWFNKHRTAAELASCRTKLTPSIELILRTRFTQSQCLKLCSPYYLVHMWRQAYSGTIYPVPHSRDWKIPDYISNLEMLPPNFKPKRGRPNKRRRPSIGEFGRQRKKKCSLCNDVGHYKTKCTRKTT encoded by the exons ATGACGATGATGCAAAATAAAGGGCTTGGTGTTAGCTACTACAAAGCTTGGAAGGGCAAGCAACTTGCTCTTAATCATTTGAGGGGAGATCCAGAAGAGAGTTACAGAACTTTGCCAGCTTATTTATTTGTTGTTAAGCAAGTGAACAAAGATACTATAACTCATTTGGAGAGTGACTCTAGTGGAAGATTTAAATACATGTTCCTAGCTTATGGGGTATGCATATCTGGGTTTCGTAGGATGCGAAAAGTTATAGCAATTGATGGGACTTTTTTGAAGGGAAAATATAGATGTGTTTTGCTTCTTGCAACAGCCCAAGATGGAGATTTACACCAATACCCCATTGCATGGGCTGTTGTTGACTCAGAGAATGAAATGTCATGGACTTGGTTTTTGCAGAAATTGCATGAACTGATTCCAGATGATCCTGATTTGGTAATTATCTCTGACAGACATGCTGCCATTATCAGCTCAGTGGCCGTTGTTTACAAGCACTCACATCATCTACATTGCACATGGCACCTTTCGCAAAATATCGGTACCCATTGTGGTAAAAAGGGTGGTGGGGTTGAGTTGTTCATGCAAACTGCATATGCTTGCAAAATATCCGACTTTAACATGTTGTATGAGAAGTTGAAAAATCAATACCCAAGTGTGGCTACATATCTTGAGAAAAGCAGTTCACCAAATAAATGGTCTAGAACTTTCTGCCGAGGTAACCGATATGATATTATGACAACTAATGGGGCTGAGTCGATAAATTCTAGATTGTCTGAGGAAAGAGAGTTACCAATCATAGCACTGTTGAATGCAATTCAAAATATGGTTTCAGTTTGGTTCAACAAACACCGCACTGCAGCAGAGTTAGCTTCATGCAGAACGAAGTTGACTCCAtctatagagttgattttgcgAACTAGGTTTACTCAATCACAGTGTCTAAAG TTGTGTTCACCTTATTACCTTGTGCATATGTGGCGTCAAGCCTACTCGGGTACCATTTACCCCGTGCCTCATTCAAGAGATTGGAAGATTCCCGATTATATTTCTAATTTGGAAATGCTACCTCCTAACTTCAAGCCAAAACGGGGGCGACCAAATAAACGAAGAAGACCATCTATTGGAGAGTTTGGACGACAACGAAAAAAGAAATGCAGCTTATGCAATGATGTTGGACATTATAAGACGAAATGTACTCGTAAAACTACTTGA
- the LOC140830824 gene encoding tRNA (guanine(37)-N(1))-methyltransferase 1-like isoform X1, protein MATKFNLLRPRHDTLHLFTLSSPPLPAVKTLRAAFPSSSAASALSSSILPYGPSLHKGYPPFAIESTKCISNDVESTDNSYTSLDERWFTRIFDISALRVPADLCYDLENRFRAHLLNWPRIKNISRVPGDEIDDKLKRIFPNSVDGAEGNLAALNYGKAERDGEPLNAVLYRDKLAGTISRPKKKKNRDDEDKRFVKGVGKNDMIFVEVTEEEDEDISRLLGDNIKRAKRRGSTRLLLLDVQYALKGIEELPESIKTVLKEHDVDGMTSAFELVKCKLTLFYDYWQMNEILEAMLPKGMTIPSSFEIVGHIAHLNLKDEHLPYKKVIAKVILDRNKRKIQTIVNKIDAIQNDYRSMELEVLAGNHSLATTVVENGLRFHVDLATVYWNSRLATERQRLLSCFTRNDVVCDVFAGVGPIAISAAKIVKHVYANDLNPSAVEYLERNCVLNKIKRKIEVYNMDGRRFIQTIFSCQRTHSITQVIMNLANEASEFLDAFKGIFKENNRDKEFILPRIHVYGFSKAQDPESDFHERIRIALSEVAFEVEMRRVRLVAPGKWMLCASFKLPERVAYAKAGLVV, encoded by the exons ATGGCGACCAAATTTAATCTGCTGCGGCCGCGCCACGATACTCTCCACTTATTCACTTTGTCTTCACCGCCGCTCCCCGCCGTCAAAACACTCCGTGCCGCTTTCCCCTCCTCCTCCGCTGCATCAGCTTTGTCCTCCTCAATTCTTCCCTATGGTCCTTCTCTTCATAAAGGATACCCCCCATTTGCCATTGAATCAACAAAATGCATCTCCAACGACGTTGAAAGTACAGATAACAGTTACACATCACTGGACGAACGATGGTTTACTCGAATATTTGATATTTCGGCTCTCAGAGTACCCGCAGACCTTTGCTACGACCTCGAAAATCGATTCCGAGCCCACCTCCTCAACTGGCCTCGAATCAAGAACATTTCCAGAGTACCTGGAGATGAAATAGATGACAAACTTAAGAGAATTTTTCCCAATTCAGTTGACGGAGCAGAGGGAAATCTAGCTGCATTGAATTACGGAAAAGCTGAGAGAGACGGGGAGCCGTTGAATGCGGTGCTGTACCGGGACAAGCTTGCTGGAACGATATCGAGgccaaagaagaagaaaaatagGGATGATGAGGATAAGCGATTCGTGAAAGGGGTTGGGAAGAACGATATGATATTCGTTGAGGTAACTGAAGAAGAGGACGAAGATATAAGTAGATTGCTAGGTGACAATATTAAGCGGGCAAAGCGGAGAGGTTCGACGAGGCTGCTACTTTTGGATGTGCAGTATGCTCTTAAAGGGATTGAGGAATTGCCCGAGTCTATCAAG ACAGTTTTGAAAGAACATGATGTGGATGGCATGACATCAGCTTTTGAACTAGTGAAGTGCAAGTTGACTTTGTTTTATGATTACTGGCAGATGAATGAG ATCTTGGAGGCCATGCTTCCAAAAGGTATGACAATTCCGTCGTCTTTCGAAATAGTTGGGCATATTGCACACCTGAATCTGAAAGATGAGCATCTTCCATATAAAAAAGTTATTGCAAAG GTGATTTTGGATAGGAACAAGCGAAAGATCCAAACAATAGTGAACAAAATCGATGCCATTCAGAATGACTACAGGAGTATGGAGCTTGAAGTTTTGGCCGGAAATCATTCTCTTGCGACAACAGTGGTGGAGAACGGGTTGCGATTTCATGTTGATTTAGCAACAGT ATATTGGAATTCAAGGCTGGCAACTGAAAGGCAGAGACTTCTTAGTTGCTTCACACGCAATGATGTTGTTT GTGATGTTTTTGCTGGAGTTGGCCCCATTGCAATATCTGCCGCTAAAATAGTAAAGCATGTGTATGCTAATGATTTGAATCCTTCTGCTGTTGAGTATCTTGAAAGGAACTGCGTCCTCAATAAAATTAAGAGAAAGATAGAG GTTTACAACATGGACGGGAGAAGATTTATTCAAACAATTTTTAGCTGCCAGAGAACTCATTCAATTACTCAAGTTATCATGAATTTGGCAAACGAAGCATCTGAATTTCTTG ATGCTTTTAAGGGAATATTCAAAGAAAATAATAGGGACAAGGAGTTTATCCTGCCAAGAATTCATGTTTATGGTTTCTCAAAAGCTCAGGATCCAGAGTCTGACTTTCACGAG CGGATTAGAATTGCACTGTCAGAAGTAGCTTTTGAAGTGGAGATGCGCAGAGTTCGTCTAGTGGCCCCTGGGAAATGGATGTTATGTGCATCTTTCAAACTGCCTGAAAGAGTTGCCTATGCAAAAGCAG
- the LOC140830824 gene encoding tRNA (guanine(37)-N(1))-methyltransferase 1-like isoform X2, whose amino-acid sequence MATKFNLLRPRHDTLHLFTLSSPPLPAVKTLRAAFPSSSAASALSSSILPYGPSLHKGYPPFAIESTKCISNDVESTDNSYTSLDERWFTRIFDISALRVPADLCYDLENRFRAHLLNWPRIKNISRVPGDEIDDKLKRIFPNSVDGAEGNLAALNYGKAERDGEPLNAVLYRDKLAGTISRPKKKKNRDDEDKRFVKGVGKNDMIFVEVTEEEDEDISRLLGDNIKRAKRRGSTRLLLLDVQYALKGIEELPESIKTVLKEHDVDGMTSAFELVKCKLTLFYDYWQMNEVILDRNKRKIQTIVNKIDAIQNDYRSMELEVLAGNHSLATTVVENGLRFHVDLATVYWNSRLATERQRLLSCFTRNDVVCDVFAGVGPIAISAAKIVKHVYANDLNPSAVEYLERNCVLNKIKRKIEVYNMDGRRFIQTIFSCQRTHSITQVIMNLANEASEFLDAFKGIFKENNRDKEFILPRIHVYGFSKAQDPESDFHERIRIALSEVAFEVEMRRVRLVAPGKWMLCASFKLPERVAYAKAGSVS is encoded by the exons ATGGCGACCAAATTTAATCTGCTGCGGCCGCGCCACGATACTCTCCACTTATTCACTTTGTCTTCACCGCCGCTCCCCGCCGTCAAAACACTCCGTGCCGCTTTCCCCTCCTCCTCCGCTGCATCAGCTTTGTCCTCCTCAATTCTTCCCTATGGTCCTTCTCTTCATAAAGGATACCCCCCATTTGCCATTGAATCAACAAAATGCATCTCCAACGACGTTGAAAGTACAGATAACAGTTACACATCACTGGACGAACGATGGTTTACTCGAATATTTGATATTTCGGCTCTCAGAGTACCCGCAGACCTTTGCTACGACCTCGAAAATCGATTCCGAGCCCACCTCCTCAACTGGCCTCGAATCAAGAACATTTCCAGAGTACCTGGAGATGAAATAGATGACAAACTTAAGAGAATTTTTCCCAATTCAGTTGACGGAGCAGAGGGAAATCTAGCTGCATTGAATTACGGAAAAGCTGAGAGAGACGGGGAGCCGTTGAATGCGGTGCTGTACCGGGACAAGCTTGCTGGAACGATATCGAGgccaaagaagaagaaaaatagGGATGATGAGGATAAGCGATTCGTGAAAGGGGTTGGGAAGAACGATATGATATTCGTTGAGGTAACTGAAGAAGAGGACGAAGATATAAGTAGATTGCTAGGTGACAATATTAAGCGGGCAAAGCGGAGAGGTTCGACGAGGCTGCTACTTTTGGATGTGCAGTATGCTCTTAAAGGGATTGAGGAATTGCCCGAGTCTATCAAG ACAGTTTTGAAAGAACATGATGTGGATGGCATGACATCAGCTTTTGAACTAGTGAAGTGCAAGTTGACTTTGTTTTATGATTACTGGCAGATGAATGAG GTGATTTTGGATAGGAACAAGCGAAAGATCCAAACAATAGTGAACAAAATCGATGCCATTCAGAATGACTACAGGAGTATGGAGCTTGAAGTTTTGGCCGGAAATCATTCTCTTGCGACAACAGTGGTGGAGAACGGGTTGCGATTTCATGTTGATTTAGCAACAGT ATATTGGAATTCAAGGCTGGCAACTGAAAGGCAGAGACTTCTTAGTTGCTTCACACGCAATGATGTTGTTT GTGATGTTTTTGCTGGAGTTGGCCCCATTGCAATATCTGCCGCTAAAATAGTAAAGCATGTGTATGCTAATGATTTGAATCCTTCTGCTGTTGAGTATCTTGAAAGGAACTGCGTCCTCAATAAAATTAAGAGAAAGATAGAG GTTTACAACATGGACGGGAGAAGATTTATTCAAACAATTTTTAGCTGCCAGAGAACTCATTCAATTACTCAAGTTATCATGAATTTGGCAAACGAAGCATCTGAATTTCTTG ATGCTTTTAAGGGAATATTCAAAGAAAATAATAGGGACAAGGAGTTTATCCTGCCAAGAATTCATGTTTATGGTTTCTCAAAAGCTCAGGATCCAGAGTCTGACTTTCACGAG CGGATTAGAATTGCACTGTCAGAAGTAGCTTTTGAAGTGGAGATGCGCAGAGTTCGTCTAGTGGCCCCTGGGAAATGGATGTTATGTGCATCTTTCAAACTGCCTGAAAGAGTTGCCTATGCAAAAGCAGGTTCAGTCTCGTAA
- the LOC140830044 gene encoding uncharacterized protein — MFVLWCCCSVASSTKDGSSSCNMLLSLVEDLDLFNKYPWGTIAYNEVLKSIKRDLTSIKLKKKKKNEKIVEYGAFTLNGFVHPLQILAYECIPGIAKKFAKRRDRYNMILPRMCGWISNDWHVKSSPKYNEVVQASHECLNRMVIGVLTPTELELHASYIANDSSPENVDQPLEEQKSFEDMQSQRVDAHDKQSPPLRQEEDRPHTSTHIDPTAFVGEVPSVPNYFVQLRDYIDEKFTKLQAYVDERFTKIEEKLEEVSVQVKKQEKNPAETSRQPTSTLPEAKRQKMFDIKCVNEEVLPSEGSTSPQNGHSMIQPSKHILHTPQRFVVDEGASNAQPVGDANNNDDKKTYNNMLLTYVRVKRQIKKSSYLSSPFMELSETPPVLVSHQLGSCNGTFQPLQIAKSPKLTKALKEQIKTMKDTRQCLMAAYDKKWFNDLLLPRSWLGSSHINECMNGFLVLQKRYPHLVAQDIAIMGGYFSGLLGVVHSKAEKGMSHCHWDDLIQMAEGSSRKWKSLPWKETSCILVPYHVPNHWVAVKIDIKATSIIIYDCGICLTKEINMESYVRPLQVLIHRLLNTVGVVTTDTWKITRPSSFPQNIAGGDCGAWVIKTIEVELARLNPYEINDKIVDSCRPYLTACTWNKDWIL, encoded by the exons ATGTTTGTACTTTGGTGCTGCTGTTCTGTGGCCAGTTCGACAAAAGACGGTTCCTCAAGTTGCAACATGCTTTTAAGTTTAGTGGaggatttggatttgtttaACAAATATCCTTGGGGTACGATAGCTTATAACGAAGTTCTTAAAAGTATAAAGCGAGATTTAACTTCAATcaaattgaagaaaaagaagaagaacgAAAAGATTGTCGAATATGGAGCGTTTACTTTGAACGGATTTGTTCATCCATTGCAA ATTCTTGCATATGAATGTATTCCTGGCATTGCAAAGAAGTTTGCTAAGCGAAGAGATAGATATAACATGATACTTCCGCGTATGTGTGGATGGATTTCAAATGATTGGCATGTGAAATCATCTCCAAAGTACAATGAAGTTGTTCAAGCATCACATGAGTGTTTAAATAGG ATGGTTATTGGCGTGTTGACACCTACAGAGTTGGAACTACATGCCTCATACATCGCAAATG ATAGCAGTCCCGAAAACGTTGATCAACCCTTAGAAGAGCAAAAATCTTTTGAAGATATGCAAAGCCAGAGAGTAGATGCACATGACAAACAATCACCTCCACTTCGTCAAGAAGAAGATCGACCACACACCTCCACACATATTGATCCGACTGCTTTTGTTGGAGAGGTTCCCAGTGTTCCAAATTATTTTGTCCAACTTCGAGATTATATAGATGAGAAGTTTACAAAATTGCAAGCATACGTGGATGAAAGATTTACTAAGATTGAGGAGAAGCTTGAAGAGGTATCTGTCCAGGTAAAAAAACAGGAAAAAAATCCAGCAGAGACATCACGTCAACCAACTAGTACACTTCCGGAAGCAAAGAGACAAAAGATGTTTGATATCAAATGTGTTAATGAAGAAGTCTTGCCATCAGAAG GTTCTACATCTCCTCAAAATGGACACTCCATGATCCAACCAAGCAAACATATATTGCACACTCCCCAACGATTCGTAGTTGATGAAGGAGCTTCTAATGCCCAGCCAGTTGGAGATGCAAACAATAATGATGATAAGAAAACTTACAATAACATGTTATTAACCTACGTCAGGGTTAAGAGGCAAATCAAAAAGTCATCGTACTTATCGTCGCCCTTCATGGAATTGTCAGAGACGCCCCCTGTATTAGTTAGCCATCAACTTGGATCATGTAATGGCACATTTCAACCACTTCAAATAGCAAAGTCACCGAAGCTAACTAAAGCTTTGAAGGAGCAAATTAAAACAATGAAAGACACTCGTCAATGCCTAATGGCCGCCTACGATAAGAAATGGTTTAATGATTTGCTCTTGCCTAGGTCATGGCTTGGATCTTCT CACATTAACGAATGCATGAATGGGTTTTTGGTTCTTCAAAAAAGGTATCCTCATTTAGTGGCACAAGACATTGCTATAATGGGTGGTTATTTTAGTGGACTTTTGGGTGTTGTCCATTCCAAAGCTGAAAAGGGTATGTCTCATTGTCATTGGGATGATTTGATTCAAATGGCTGAAGGATCAAGTAGAAAATGGAAATCATTGCCATGGAAAGAAACATCATGTATCCTTGTACCTTACCATGTCCCCAACCATTGGGTTGCTGTAAAAATCGATATAAAGGCCACATCTATCATAATTTATGATTGTGGAATCTGTTTAACTAAAGAGATTAACATGGAGTCGTATGTTCGTCCGCTACAAGTTCTAATACATCGATTATTGAATACTGTGGGTGTAGTAACAACCGATACATGGAAGATTACACGACCGTCGTCATTCCCTCAGAATATTGCTGG AGGTGATTGTGGTGCATGGGTGATCAAGACCATCGAGGTGGAATTAGCTCGTCTCAATCCCTATGAAATAAATGACAAGATAGTCGACTCATGTAGACCCTATTTAACAGCATGTACTTGGAATAAAGATTGGATTTTGTAG